A segment of the Amia ocellicauda isolate fAmiCal2 chromosome 5, fAmiCal2.hap1, whole genome shotgun sequence genome:
ATTCCTTCAAGAAGGCTTCTGCAGATGCTCAGAAACACTtattcagaccactgtcaataggCCTCATCACGTTGCTGGATGTTTAGCCAGGGCTCAGTCTGAGCCGGAACTGCCTTACCTTGTGGGTCTCCAAGTCCAGGTCTTTGCCGATAGTGGAGAGAAGTCGGCACAGGCACTCCAGGGACTCTTTGTGGTTCTTCAACAGCTTGACGATGCAATTGTGCATGGTGATCTTCATCAGCATCTTCACCTTGAACAGCTtcccaatgaacctgatgtTGCCTAGCGAGCGCTGCTGGGCCTTGCGcttggcctcctgcagctcgtcaCATAGACGATGCCACTCCTCGCCctgctgcatattgacctatgtctattgtctacatgtctatttatttatttatttcaacatgtattgattgattcatttatgattttctctctgtattcatttttaattttggcatggattatcctccatacaaaagcaaaggcccgggacagtgcgagcatgacttatacagcgcagtgcaatcatggtcgctgcttgagaccgtcctgcaaataaaaacacattggtTGGATGTCAAATCACACATTGCTAGGacagacctcgaacccggatcttccggatcgtcaccctgctgctctccagctgagctactccggcagcGGAATATGAGCGCGGaaggcgctattaactgtgcgctgtttctgccgtcactcatctcctgcaatgccgtgtttatgtgagagctgtgacgcgctgaagcagcaactacatgtttactacatctcatctcgtgtgggtttcagtgtttgtgcagACGAttacactaaacgctgaagtatatatgtcggccaataagcgcactggacaccgcccactggctgtgattgacagagcgggtttgtatgacgtcattcactgctaaaATGACCGAATAAATAACGAAACGAATATGAAATAAACAGAcacatgtccctgccgattccaatgttagcgattcattgaacatgtaggaGTATTTGcacatgaatgtatttattgtatgacattagagatgagatgtagtaaacatgtagttgctgctacatcGCGTCACAGCTCtgataaacacggcattgcattGAGATCAGTTTCCGGGTTTTTCCGGAGTTTTCCCGCTTCCGCCGAGGATTGTTTAGCTAAACATCCCTAAACGCTTCCCATTCATTCTCTATGGTAGTGCTAAACCACTACGGATGTAATACTTCGTGCTGCCGCATTTACAAAAGTCGTTTAGGTACTTTGTGTGTTTTGACAGAATGACAAGCAGCTTTTTAATCCTCTGTACATCGATATAAGTGGAAATGAACGTATATATAAAGCACTCACATTAATTCTACATAGatcacatttatgtatttattagcctTTTCAAAACATGACAAAGTGAAAATACTGTTATTTACGTCTTGTTCTTTTATATCCTATAATGTGTACGTGCTTCAGTAACTACAGGATGCACCGCTCGGGTAGTTTGTTTATTATACATGATGACTAAAGTTATATTAGGTGTAATGCAAGGTTTAAAAGTGTTTCAATTTTACACTGTATTCATTTCGTTTTGATTTAATAGTCTATCAGCACCCTGACTGTAAAAGCTTTATAATAGttaaacaacaaattaaattcaaacgataattatttgtatatgaCATGCTATTGACATCACacaggaggagaagaaaaatgcaaagtgagtgaacataagaaaaatctaaaccaaatccatatttggtgtgaccaccccttcaaaacagcatcaattcttctaagtacacttgcacaaagtcagggagtTTTTATGCATATTGTCAGGTGtgatgatcatcaattcaatatgtaggttgaaacacaatcattaactgaaaccgaAACAGCTgcgtaggaggaataaaactgggtgaggaacagccaaactccgctaacaaggtgaggttgctgaagaccgtttactgtcaaaagtcatacaccatggcacaacaacaagacacaaggtagttcttctgcatcagcaaggtctctcccaggcagaaatttcaaggcagacaggggtttccagatgtgctgtcaaagctctttgaagaagcacaaagaaaccggcaacgttgaggactagatgcagtggtcagccaaggaaacttactgcagcagattatgcttacttcccttcgcaatcggaagatgtccagcagtgccatcagctcagaattggcagaaaacagtgggacattggtacacccatctactgtccggagaagtctggtcagaagtggccttcatagaagattgcggccaaaaagccacacctacgacgtggcaacaaggccaagcgactcaactatgcacgaaaacacaggaactggggtgcagaaaaatggcagcagatgctctggactgatgagtcaacatgtcaaatatttggctgtagcagaaggcagtttgtacACTGAAGGTCTgcagagcggtacacgaatgagtgtctgcaggcaacagtgaagcatggtggaggttccttgcaagtttgaggctgcatttctgcaattggaattggggatttggtcagaattaatggtctccgcaatgctgagaagtacaggcagatacttatccatcatgcaataccatcagggaggcatctgattggccccagatttattctgcagcatgacaacgaccccaaacatacaacgaaagtcattaagaacaatcttcagcgtaaagaagatcaaggagtcctggaagtgatggtatggcccgcACAGagtcctgatctcaacatcatcaagtctgtctgggattacatgaagagagagaagcaactgaggctgcctaaatccacagaagaaatgtggttagttctccaagatgtttgggccaacctacctgctgaggatccatgacaattattttgatttcccctgagCCCCCTCTCTCTTAGCTCTTAACGATGTCTGCACTTACTAACTTTTAcagtctaggatgtaggacttgcattgtttactgtatatttcttatgcacttgtgtaaattggaatttgtaatttgcattatgctttgaactgtactgtactgcactttgtattgctcttatattttgtaagttgcaagtagtaatactttaatttatatttagccCTACACAATTATAGACTATATTGTTGTgcgtatatatacagtaatccTACTATaatgtgtgcatatatacacactacaggtcaaaagttttagctTCTGAAGGTCCCCATGTTAAGTGTAGGAggaaaaaaagacagacagacagagaggtggGTGGATTCCAAACAGCAAATCAAAATGTTCAGTCCAGACTCAGCCCCGCTCATCGCATGAGCAATCCCAACTCTTCATACATCCACTGTCGTCTTCTGAAATGTCccctgatctttttttttttttttgcatttctccTTAATCAAAAATAAGTGCACTCCAATCTTCCTACACCTAAAAATATACACAATCACCTACTTTATTATCAGAGTgtcatatatatactgtatatatacacactgttaAGAGTAATCTTACTTTGCTTCTGTTTCAGATTGATTAGACACCTTATTTTGTAGGTTGCACATTCACCAGagaagaataaattaataaatgattgtaTGTTGATCCACTGATCTCCAGCTTTCATCGGTGCCAGAGAAGGATTGGTGCTTCAATTTTtgaaattgtcatttttattgaGGTTTTGATGTATACACTCCCCCCCCCTTCAATTTCTAATGCCAGCCATGTTTCACAGAAGTCCTCCGCtctctcttcctggcctgctctgctctgtctctaCGGCGCTCCAGGGACCCCAGTGAGGGCAGGTCTTTACGGAACTTCTCCTCCTTAATATCATCTTCATCACACAGCGAGTTAAAGGtgggaagagaaaagaaaaattagTTTGCGATTACAGGTTTGGTAAGCTTTCCTACCCATTATCACTTATTTTCTTCTATTCTAGCTTCTATACTGTGTCTCCAGTCTATCGGCCAGCACATACCTGTCTCTTTGCCCTTGGCTCTCTCAATCTCAACGGTTTCAGTTGCCAAAAAATATGAACTCACAAATGGAACATAAGAAGGGGACTGGGACTCAAGGACTGAGGCTGGAAACGTGCAACACTTACACTGCGCTGCTATCCTGCTGCAGCTGGCAGAGACTGGCATATTTAAGTACTGTACTGATGCCTCAATGTGCCACAATTTAGAAACACCAAGATCAGACAACCCGTGTTTAACAGAGATGCCAAGCTGTTGAGGGTCAAGTATGGGAACTACCTACCCTGCTCAGCGGGCTTAGAGCTAGAGTCGCTGCTGCAGCCCTTGGTCCAGCTCGGCCTGCCAGGACCCAGATGCTGGTTATTGGAGTGCATCGCTCCGGGCTGCAGGAGAGTGAGAAAAACAGGCAACAGAGCATGCAAATGAGTCCTTTCCCCACATACAGAAAGGCTTCAGCTGAACAACTTTGCACTTTATCATGTTTTCACATGTCAAATAACACTCAGTTGATGTTTTCAATCAAAAAGACGTTCCTGAGGATCAGTCGACGCAAACTGGGACGTCTTCTAATAACTGGCTCAGTGgacaggtaacacacacacagcattcaACTACAATCACAATTACAAAGCAACTGACAAGAAACATGCAACATAGTATACAAGTACAAATGAGACCGTTCAATATCAGCATTAAACACATCCATCAGAACATTGCagaaaataagaatataaaacTCTAGGGTCCTCTACACAAGCAGGGGGCTGCATACCTCCTCCAGGACCACATCGCTAATGTGGAGTTTCTGCATGCCGGCACAGATGGACTCTAAGTCCAGCAGGAACTGCTGCTCACATTTATTCTTCTCAGTCTCCTTGGAAAGAAGGGATGGAAAGAAATGCCAAAAAATGCTACAGTTGTTCAATTTCACCACAATACGTGTGTCGATtatatataactattattatttatttattagcagacacccttatccagagtgacttatagagaatacatatatatatatatatatatatatatatatatatatacatacactcacctaaaggattattaggaacaccatactaatactgtgtttgaccccctttcgtcttcagaactgccttaattctacatggcattgattcaacaaggtgctgaaagcattctttagaaatgttggcccatattgataggatagcatcttgcagttgatggagatttgtgggatgcacatccagggcacgaagctcccattccaccacatcccaaagatgctctattgggttgagatctggtgactgtgggggccagtttagtacagtgaactcattgtcatgttcaagaaaccaatttgaaatgattcgacctttgtgacatggtgcattatcctgctggaagtagccatcagaggatgggtacatggtggtcataaagggatggacatggtcagaaacaatgctcaggtaggccgtggcatttaaacgatgcccaattggcactaaggggcctaaagtgtgccaagaaaacatcccccacaccattacaccaccaccaccagcctgcacagtggtaacaaggcatgatggatccatgttctcattctgtttacgccaaactctgactctaccatctgaatgactcaacagaaatcgagactcatcagaccaggcaacatttttacagtcttcaactgtccaattttggtgagcttgtgcaaattgtagcctctttttcctatttgtagtggagatgagtggtacccggtggggtcttctgctgttgtactggtgttcctaataatcctttagatcatgtatttagttgcttttcccagaatcctTTGTGCAAATACGCAATACGCAAATTACAGGGactgtgattggctccctgacattacccacactgcgactgatgctacctaTTTCACTACCCATCAAAGagccataatatgtgtgtgtctgtctgtctgtctgtcaaagtatgtgtgtgtgtgtgtctgtgtgtctgtctgtctgtctgtgtgtgtgtgtgaaagtgtgtgtgtgtctgtctgtctgtcatgtaacttgcacatctgtgagggcaccattaatgcagaaagagatgtacacatattgtttcttttccatatatatgtatttatgtatgtatgtccaattgctttgacaatacaaatgcactgaattgagagagagagacagacagacagacactaacacacccacccacccactcacacacacacacacacacacacacacacactctctctctctctcacacacacacacacacacacacacacacatacacacacactctctgaaattcaaattcaaattcaaattgctttattggcatgacagttatacatttgtattgccaaagcattatcAGAAAATaagaagataaataataatttaaaaaaatatagatataaacaacaatgtaacaatatttaaacaatacaggaaatacatatatttataaatcactccccaccctccaccctcatacaacacaaatgcaaacagaACAGGTTCCCTCCCCACCCCTCCCTCAAGCAGGCATGGTGTCTATACAGTATcctgtccctcaggctggtgTCACAggctgtccctcaggctgtgacaggtggacacatattgggcagccagtggggctgtgtgtccctctcccAGCACTACCAACAGTTTTTCTGTGTCAGTCACTTTGGGGAATTGTGGGATGGAGAGagtgattttattaatacaattgtCCTGTGTTTGGGAGTATTTTTCACAGGTCAGTagaaagtgcatctctgtctcgacctctcctgtctcacagtgaccaCAGATCCTTGCGGgcaccttgcgggcgctgcaggatttcagtccttcacgacgtagtgttaccaattgttttcttggtgactatgctcCCAGCTGCCTCcagctgattcctcaccgttctcatgatcattgaaactccacgaggtgatcttgcatggagccccagaccgagggagactgacagttattttgtcagtcataaaaagcctctttgatctttagaaggcttaaatagccagggaacacaacaaatgcatccagcagtttagTGAGAGCAAGTGGCACCTTGCAATCTGCACGGCATACAGCATTCTTGCTCAGATGTTCAGGATCACCGATAgaatacatgaagtgtccgctggcaaAATATCACAATTTCGCAAAGCAAGGcacactgtctgttcaacaGTGAGGGCATTACTCCGGTGAGTGGCATTGGAgacgtctggccctagaagctGGCAAAGATGCTGAATTCCCTCAGATGAGAATCGATATCTGTCATAGAGAGCGTCACCGGGTGAGCTAGAGGAGTACGGTCTCTAAACCCCCTCGCCCtgcggagtgagcctctcacaacccgtGCGCCAAAGTTGATTGGGTCCCGACAAGATTGTGGGCGGAGAGGCGGTGCTTACATAGGGTAACATCAAGTTAAGCACCAAGAGATGCAGTGTAAATTGCCATGACAGCATACCTCGGGTAAAACGTATCCACCTTCCGTAGTACGGGTTAATCGGGAAGTTACACCCAACGTCACAAAGTTACTCCTGAAGttacctggataagccagttacATCGCTTCATAGTACACCCCTCTGGGCTATATAATTATGAaaccttttcatttatttgtctcAGTAGTTGGTTGGTGGAAGGATAAGGAGGGTGTGCTGGAGAGCGAGAGCCTGCTTACACAGATAAGGACATTTCTTCTGGACAACAACCCCCCCAGCATTGACCCACATCTTGCCTGTCTTGTGTGTTCTAACGCCCCTACCATGCACCCcgctataatatatatagtttatatatacagtactgtacaaaagCTTGAGGCAgttgtgaaaaaaatgctgtaaagtaagaatgctttcaaaaatagacatgttaacagattatatttatcaattaactagatgcaaagtgagtgaacacaagaaaaatctacatcaaatcaatatttggtgtgaccaccctttgccttcaaaacagcatcaattatcctaggtacacttgcataaagtcagggatttttaAGTCACATAGTCAGGtgtgtgattaaacaattataccaaacgggTGCTAATTTAAGTCATTTGTTAAGCCTACCCTACACCAGGCATAAATGGGAAAAAGTATGTTTTGctatagaaactgacatgaaaccaaCATGGCAGCAGATATGCCagttcat
Coding sequences within it:
- the LOC136749058 gene encoding eukaryotic translation initiation factor 4 gamma 3-like, giving the protein MQQGEEWHRLCDELQEAKRKAQQRSLGNIRFIGKLFKVKMLMKITMHNCIVKLLKNHKESLECLCRLLSTIGKDLDLETHKPCMDRYFSLMEQVIKKRKTSSQSASCCRMSWT